In the genome of Hyphobacterium sp. CCMP332, one region contains:
- a CDS encoding T9SS type A sorting domain-containing protein, whose protein sequence is MKTKLLLLLTLISIQFVWAQSVTISPDKDNTLYESANGDISNGAGDYLFFGQTNQGDLRRALISFDIASALQPGDSVTNVLLRFEVSKVPNSTSRTTNIHTLSTDWGEGSSNAGGNEGTGTAASTGDATWTMAFFGGTNPIPWANAGGDFNPTASGSVDVTGTGAYSASSAQMIADVQDWLNNPSNNNGWILIGEEGINASAKRIDSRENSSNSISLQIDFLRPVALNAKSDLIKTVSVFPNPVKSSFEIKSNMKIENVEVLDLNGKRRKVLNPNSKLFDISDLDRGIYLLKMQIGDTTITQKLIKN, encoded by the coding sequence ATGAAAACAAAATTACTTTTACTCTTAACCTTAATTTCAATTCAATTTGTCTGGGCTCAATCTGTGACTATAAGTCCGGATAAAGATAATACCTTGTATGAATCCGCTAACGGTGATATCAGCAATGGCGCCGGTGATTATTTGTTTTTTGGGCAAACCAATCAAGGCGATTTAAGAAGGGCCCTAATATCTTTTGATATTGCATCAGCGCTTCAACCGGGAGATAGTGTCACCAATGTATTACTTCGATTTGAAGTCAGCAAGGTACCAAACAGCACAAGTAGAACCACAAATATTCATACATTAAGTACTGATTGGGGAGAAGGCAGCAGCAATGCAGGAGGAAACGAAGGTACCGGAACAGCAGCAAGTACGGGAGATGCCACCTGGACCATGGCCTTTTTTGGTGGAACCAATCCCATTCCGTGGGCCAATGCCGGTGGAGATTTTAACCCAACTGCATCGGGTAGTGTCGATGTGACGGGTACAGGAGCTTATAGTGCTTCAAGTGCACAGATGATTGCCGATGTGCAGGACTGGTTAAATAATCCTTCCAATAACAATGGTTGGATATTAATTGGAGAGGAAGGCATAAATGCCAGTGCAAAACGCATCGATTCAAGGGAAAATTCATCCAACTCAATTTCCTTGCAAATTGATTTTTTAAGACCTGTGGCTCTAAATGCAAAATCCGATTTGATTAAAACTGTTTCTGTGTTTCCAAACCCTGTCAAATCAAGTTTTGAGATTAAGTCTAATATGAAAATTGAAAATGTTGAAGTGCTCGATTTAAATGGAAAAAGAAGAAAAGTATTGAATCCAAATTCTAAGCTTTTTGATATTTCAGATTTGGACCGGGGTATTTATTTGCTCAAAATGCAAATAGGAGATACAACCATAACTCAAAAATTGATTAAGAATTAA